The Streptomyces laurentii genome contains a region encoding:
- a CDS encoding tryptophan synthase subunit beta (Tryptophan synthase beta superfamily (fold type II); this family of pyridoxal phosphate (PLP)-dependent enzymes catalyzes beta-replacement and beta-elimination reactions. This CD corresponds to aminocyclopropane-1-carboxylate deaminase (ACCD), tryptophan...; cl00342;~catalytic residue [active];~identified by MetaGeneAnnotator; putative;~pyridoxal 5'-phosphate binding pocket [chemical binding];~tryptophan synthase subunit beta [Streptomyces ghanaensis ATCC14672]): MRAVRNQYLLDEDDVPTHWYNILADLDVSSSDVRRARPAAQPDGDARTADRGSTGANIPLSMYRGSVGTERHVRIPDPVRAQYQRWRPTPLIRAHRLEQALDTPAHIYYKYEGANASGSHKLNSALAQAYYYKKAGVQEITTGTGAGQWGTALSMACHALDLACTVFMVNCSYRQKPYRRVLMELNGARVIPSPSGTTEAGRALLAASPDGDGSVAIANAEALEHARSVTRGAFSVGSGENHVLLHQTVIGEEALLQMESAGEFPDVVIGAMGAGSNFAGLAFPFHREKLRTGAATRLVAVEPEACPKMTRGRYAWDYNDFSGTTPMTKMYTLGHTFVAPGVHAGGLRYHGAAPLVSALYDRGLMEAVAYGQKEVFEAGAFFARTENLIPAPESAHAVKCAVDEAVRAREENRPRVILFNVSGHGLLDLSAYDQYLAGTLEDHVVSDGHIAASLAGLPALDPVGGRP, translated from the coding sequence ATGAGGGCCGTGCGCAACCAGTACCTTCTCGACGAGGACGACGTCCCGACCCACTGGTACAACATCCTCGCCGACCTCGACGTGTCGTCCTCCGACGTCCGCCGGGCCCGGCCCGCCGCACAGCCGGACGGCGACGCGCGGACGGCCGACCGCGGTTCCACCGGGGCCAACATCCCGCTCTCCATGTACCGCGGCAGTGTCGGCACCGAGCGCCATGTGAGGATCCCCGACCCGGTACGCGCGCAGTACCAGCGCTGGCGCCCCACCCCGCTGATCCGTGCCCACCGCCTTGAGCAGGCGCTCGACACCCCCGCGCACATCTACTACAAGTACGAGGGCGCCAACGCCTCCGGCAGTCACAAGCTCAACTCGGCTCTCGCGCAGGCCTATTACTACAAGAAGGCCGGCGTCCAGGAGATCACCACCGGCACCGGCGCCGGCCAGTGGGGCACCGCGCTGTCGATGGCCTGCCACGCCCTCGACCTCGCCTGCACCGTCTTCATGGTGAACTGCAGCTACCGGCAGAAGCCCTACCGCCGGGTGCTGATGGAGCTCAACGGCGCCCGCGTCATCCCGAGTCCGAGCGGCACCACCGAGGCGGGCCGCGCCCTGCTCGCCGCCTCGCCCGACGGCGACGGCAGCGTCGCCATCGCCAACGCCGAGGCCCTCGAACACGCCCGGAGCGTGACCCGCGGCGCCTTCTCCGTCGGCAGCGGCGAGAACCACGTCCTGCTGCATCAGACGGTCATCGGCGAAGAGGCCCTGCTCCAGATGGAGTCGGCGGGGGAGTTCCCCGACGTGGTCATCGGCGCGATGGGCGCGGGCAGCAACTTCGCCGGTCTCGCCTTCCCCTTCCACCGCGAGAAGCTGCGCACCGGAGCCGCGACCCGGCTGGTCGCGGTGGAGCCCGAAGCGTGCCCCAAGATGACCCGGGGCCGCTACGCGTGGGACTACAACGACTTCTCCGGCACCACTCCCATGACGAAGATGTACACCCTCGGCCACACCTTCGTCGCGCCCGGCGTACACGCCGGCGGGCTGCGCTACCACGGCGCCGCGCCGCTGGTGAGCGCCCTCTACGACCGCGGCCTGATGGAGGCCGTGGCCTACGGGCAGAAGGAGGTGTTCGAGGCGGGAGCGTTCTTCGCCCGCACGGAGAACCTCATCCCCGCCCCCGAGTCCGCGCACGCCGTCAAGTGCGCCGTCGACGAGGCCGTACGGGCCCGCGAGGAGAACCGGCCGCGCGTCATCCTCTTCAACGTCAGCGGCCATGGTCTGCTCGACCTGTCCGCGTACGACCAGTACCTGGCGGGCACCCTGGAGGACCACGTGGTCTCCGACGGCCACATCGCCGCCTCGCTGGCCGGGCTGCCCGCCCTCGACCCGGTCGGCGGCCGCCCGTGA
- a CDS encoding aldehyde dehydrogenase (Aldehyde dehydrogenase family; pfam00171;~NAD binding site [chemical binding];~PFAM: Aldehyde Dehydrogenase; KEGG: mjl:Mjls_0298 betaine-aldehyde dehydrogenase;~Rhodococcus ruber 6-oxolauric acid dehydrogenase-like; cd07138;~aldehyde dehydrogenase [Micromonospora aurantiaca ATCC27029];~catalytic residues [active];~identified by MetaGeneAnnotator; putative) has product MNSLPLRQVYVDGRWTAPRATGTISVENPATLRIVGEVPDCGSEDVWRAVDAARRALPGWAATGVEERAAALTALREALVKHRDELAETVTREMGAPLSFSRRVQAGLPVRVLDGFTAELAAATAEERIGHSLVVREPVGVVGAITPWNYPLHQAVAKIGAAVAAGCTLVLKPSELAPLSSCFLATLIDGIGLPPGVFNLVPGRGTTAGAALTVDDGVDLVSFTGSLEAGRKVGAAAAGTVKKTCLELGGKSATLVLPDADLVTAVEDGVHSALHNAGQTCTARTRLLVPRARLDEALDIARAVVAGYVPGDPEDPATLLGPLASAGQRERVLGHLARAARSGARQVAGQDIAAALPPTGHYVAPSVWADVSPSMPLAREEIFGPVLAVMAFEDDDEAVSLANHSEYGLAATVWSGDRDRALAVARRLRVGQVDVNGAKFNAAAPFGGYKQSGIGRELGRHGIREFQEVKSLQLPV; this is encoded by the coding sequence ATGAATTCCCTCCCTCTGCGCCAGGTCTATGTCGACGGCCGGTGGACCGCCCCGCGCGCCACCGGCACGATCTCCGTGGAGAACCCGGCGACCCTGCGGATCGTCGGCGAGGTCCCGGACTGCGGCAGCGAGGACGTCTGGCGCGCGGTGGACGCCGCCCGACGGGCGCTGCCCGGCTGGGCGGCGACCGGCGTCGAGGAGCGCGCGGCGGCCCTGACGGCGCTGCGCGAGGCCCTGGTGAAGCACCGGGACGAGCTGGCGGAGACCGTCACCCGGGAGATGGGGGCACCCCTCTCGTTCTCCCGGCGCGTCCAGGCGGGCCTGCCGGTGCGGGTACTCGACGGCTTCACGGCGGAGCTCGCCGCGGCCACCGCCGAGGAACGGATCGGGCACTCCCTCGTGGTGCGCGAGCCGGTCGGCGTGGTCGGCGCCATCACCCCGTGGAACTACCCCCTCCACCAGGCGGTCGCCAAGATCGGCGCCGCCGTCGCGGCGGGCTGCACCCTGGTGCTCAAGCCGAGTGAACTCGCCCCGCTCTCCTCCTGCTTCCTTGCGACGCTCATCGACGGGATCGGGCTGCCGCCGGGCGTCTTCAACCTCGTGCCCGGCCGGGGCACGACGGCGGGCGCCGCGCTGACCGTCGACGACGGCGTCGACCTGGTGTCCTTCACGGGGTCGCTGGAGGCCGGCCGGAAGGTCGGCGCGGCAGCGGCCGGTACGGTCAAGAAGACCTGCCTGGAGCTGGGCGGCAAGTCCGCCACGCTGGTCCTGCCGGACGCCGACCTGGTCACCGCCGTCGAGGACGGGGTCCACAGCGCCCTGCACAACGCGGGACAGACCTGCACCGCCCGCACCAGGCTGCTGGTGCCGCGGGCGCGGCTGGACGAGGCCCTGGACATCGCCCGTGCGGTCGTCGCCGGCTACGTGCCGGGCGACCCCGAGGATCCGGCGACCCTGCTGGGCCCGCTCGCCTCCGCCGGGCAGCGGGAGCGGGTCCTCGGCCATCTGGCGCGGGCCGCCCGCTCGGGCGCCCGCCAGGTCGCCGGCCAGGACATCGCGGCCGCACTGCCCCCGACCGGGCATTACGTGGCGCCGAGCGTCTGGGCGGACGTCAGCCCGTCCATGCCGCTGGCCCGTGAGGAGATCTTCGGCCCCGTTCTCGCGGTCATGGCGTTCGAGGACGACGACGAGGCGGTGTCGCTCGCGAATCACTCCGAGTACGGCCTCGCCGCCACCGTGTGGTCCGGCGACCGGGATCGCGCCCTCGCCGTGGCCCGCCGGCTCCGGGTGGGCCAGGTCGACGTCAACGGCGCCAAGTTCAACGCCGCCGCTCCGTTCGGGGGTTACAAGCAGTCCGGCATCGGCCGGGAACTCGGCCGGCACGGCATCCGGGAGTTCCAGGAAGTCAAGTCCCTCCAACTCCCGGTCTGA
- a CDS encoding cysteine synthase (identified by MetaGeneAnnotator; putative;~sequence version:1), which translates to MTETTALAAPLAAIGDTPLRPVVVPLGDRTVRIWLKLEAENPFGSIKARTAEALLNALESSGALRPGMRVVESTSGNLGVALAGLCRHRGYRCTLVVEPSTPPASVARMRGYGAEVVTVREVPGGRTLGARLQAVREIVAADSDAVWTDQYDSPANPGVHEWQTAAELMKAAPDGRFDAVAVAVSTGGTLAGIARFFRDHAPDTRVIAVDAVGSSALGGAPADRPFKLMGFGSGQVSGFIDPRHVDHVVRLTDQAAAAACALIACRTGISLGGSGGAAVLAAVSRALLDPSLREITCVCPDSGEKYPQLRDAPADGGPGCAGDIRAALGLLDRVRTGEPSASTPPSRPNPRKGTH; encoded by the coding sequence ATGACCGAGACCACAGCCCTCGCGGCGCCCTTGGCGGCCATCGGCGACACGCCCCTGCGGCCGGTCGTCGTCCCCCTCGGCGACCGGACCGTGCGGATCTGGCTGAAGCTGGAGGCCGAGAACCCCTTCGGGTCGATCAAGGCCCGTACGGCGGAGGCCCTGTTGAACGCCCTGGAATCGAGCGGGGCGCTGCGTCCGGGGATGCGGGTGGTCGAGTCGACCTCCGGCAACCTGGGCGTGGCCCTCGCCGGCCTCTGCCGGCATCGCGGCTACCGCTGCACGCTGGTGGTGGAGCCGAGTACGCCGCCCGCCAGTGTCGCGCGGATGCGCGGGTACGGCGCCGAGGTGGTGACCGTGCGCGAGGTGCCGGGCGGCCGGACCCTCGGGGCCCGGCTCCAGGCCGTACGGGAGATCGTGGCGGCCGACTCCGACGCCGTGTGGACCGACCAGTACGACAGCCCCGCCAACCCCGGGGTGCACGAGTGGCAGACCGCCGCGGAGCTGATGAAGGCCGCGCCGGACGGCCGGTTCGACGCGGTCGCCGTGGCCGTGTCGACCGGGGGCACGCTGGCGGGGATCGCGCGGTTCTTCCGCGACCACGCCCCGGACACCCGGGTGATCGCGGTCGACGCGGTGGGATCCTCGGCGCTCGGCGGAGCCCCGGCCGACCGGCCGTTCAAGCTGATGGGCTTCGGCTCCGGACAGGTGTCGGGCTTCATCGATCCGCGGCACGTGGACCATGTGGTGCGGCTGACGGACCAGGCGGCCGCCGCGGCCTGTGCGCTGATCGCCTGTCGGACCGGGATCTCCCTCGGCGGCAGCGGCGGCGCCGCGGTGCTCGCCGCGGTCTCCCGGGCGCTCCTCGACCCGTCGCTGCGGGAGATCACCTGCGTCTGCCCGGACAGCGGGGAGAAGTACCCGCAGCTCCGCGACGCCCCGGCCGACGGCGGTCCCGGCTGCGCGGGGGACATCCGCGCGGCCCTGGGCCTGCTGGACCGGGTGCGTACGGGGGAACCGTCCGCGTCCACCCCGCCGAGCCGGCCGAACCCCCGGAAGGGAACGCACTGA
- a CDS encoding L-aspartate oxidase (identified by MetaGeneAnnotator; putative;~sequence version:1) — MRDRYATLRHLETLDPKADHQEIHRISSDREFPWDYGRGLEVAIWRTCCVPAISDVLDGSGEFALRAQKRYDDTRILLGELVRGGYDSTRGRQAIRQINQAHHRFDIANEDMLYVLSTFVFEPVRWIDRWAWRPTSETERLAAFYFFTGVGKRMNIRELPTDYDSFEQFNREYERARFQRAASNHRVGTNILGLYASWYRRPVSDLVAATLPCRLDAPALDALGLPVPPRWVRAVHRAGLRGHAGAERVAPRLMARLMTRPTARTYPGYPHGYDLADIGPQRTVPPVRQQPTARVDSLKD, encoded by the coding sequence ATGCGAGACCGTTACGCGACACTCAGACATCTGGAGACCCTCGACCCGAAGGCGGACCACCAGGAGATCCACCGCATATCCTCCGACCGCGAGTTCCCCTGGGACTACGGCCGGGGGCTCGAGGTGGCGATCTGGCGCACCTGTTGCGTGCCCGCCATCTCCGACGTCCTGGACGGCAGCGGCGAGTTCGCCCTGCGCGCCCAGAAACGTTACGACGACACGCGGATCCTGCTCGGCGAACTGGTCCGCGGGGGCTACGACTCCACCCGCGGGCGCCAGGCGATCCGGCAGATCAACCAGGCGCACCACCGGTTCGACATCGCCAACGAGGACATGCTGTACGTCCTGTCGACCTTCGTCTTCGAGCCGGTCCGCTGGATCGACCGCTGGGCCTGGCGGCCGACCTCCGAGACGGAGCGGCTGGCCGCCTTCTACTTCTTCACCGGGGTCGGCAAGCGGATGAACATCCGTGAACTCCCTACCGACTACGACTCGTTCGAGCAGTTCAACCGCGAGTACGAGCGGGCCCGCTTCCAGCGGGCCGCGAGCAACCACCGCGTCGGCACCAACATCCTGGGCCTCTACGCGTCCTGGTACCGGCGCCCGGTCAGCGATCTGGTCGCGGCCACGCTGCCGTGCCGGCTGGACGCACCCGCGCTCGACGCCCTCGGCCTGCCCGTCCCGCCCCGGTGGGTACGGGCCGTCCACCGCGCCGGGCTGCGCGGCCACGCGGGGGCCGAGCGCGTCGCGCCGCGGCTGATGGCACGGCTGATGACCCGGCCGACCGCGCGGACGTACCCGGGCTACCCGCACGGTTACGACCTCGCCGACATCGGTCCCCAGCGGACCGTCCCGCCCGTGCGGCAGCAGCCGACGGCCCGTGTCGACAGCCTCAAGGACTGA
- a CDS encoding hypothetical protein (identified by MetaGeneAnnotator; putative;~sequence version:1), which translates to MSLRMPHIHVEFPPELSPFADRAEAGARAFVARFGLAPDEAARHHHERSLLGTLMGRAYPHSGAEELQLVTDWISCMLVLDDQFDETSLGTEPERLREVCDEVLGWFTEDGSVDDAGPAAHSLTRVFRPAYADLWRRTVPLTSPAWRRRLAAHIGAFFDTCVWESENRLAGRVPGLDEYIAHRGRALMPYLDLIEVTTHFEVPEEIYTLPAFAEMNAALSDADLWTNDLFSCEKEALLGDPHNLVLVHRHAHGTDLQTAADAVGEMVQGRFDRFTELSSSFAKLLTPAQRALFPTDRLERHVAGLRSWLTGQLQWRFETLRFDPTRPEVTSTAGSTPL; encoded by the coding sequence GTGTCCCTGCGCATGCCGCACATCCATGTCGAATTCCCTCCGGAACTCAGTCCGTTCGCCGACCGGGCGGAGGCCGGCGCCCGGGCCTTCGTGGCCCGCTTCGGCCTCGCCCCCGACGAGGCCGCCCGCCACCACCATGAGCGCTCCCTGCTCGGCACCCTGATGGGCAGGGCGTACCCGCACTCCGGCGCCGAGGAGCTCCAGCTCGTGACGGACTGGATCAGCTGCATGCTGGTCCTGGACGACCAGTTCGACGAGACCTCCCTCGGCACGGAGCCGGAGCGGCTGCGCGAGGTCTGCGACGAGGTCCTCGGCTGGTTCACCGAGGACGGCTCCGTCGACGACGCCGGCCCGGCGGCACACTCCCTGACCCGGGTGTTCCGCCCCGCCTACGCGGACCTGTGGCGCCGCACCGTCCCGCTGACCTCGCCGGCCTGGCGCCGCCGGCTCGCCGCGCACATCGGGGCCTTCTTCGACACCTGCGTGTGGGAGTCGGAGAACCGGCTCGCGGGCCGTGTCCCCGGCCTGGACGAGTACATCGCCCACCGGGGCCGCGCGCTCATGCCGTACCTCGACCTCATCGAGGTCACCACGCACTTCGAGGTGCCGGAGGAGATCTACACGCTGCCGGCCTTCGCCGAGATGAACGCGGCGCTGTCCGACGCGGACCTGTGGACCAACGACCTCTTCAGCTGCGAGAAGGAGGCGCTGCTCGGCGACCCGCACAACCTTGTCCTGGTCCACCGGCACGCCCACGGCACGGACCTGCAGACCGCCGCGGACGCCGTCGGGGAGATGGTGCAGGGCCGCTTCGACCGTTTCACCGAGCTCAGTTCCTCCTTCGCGAAGCTCCTGACGCCCGCGCAGCGCGCGCTCTTCCCGACGGACCGCCTGGAGCGCCACGTCGCGGGGCTGCGGAGCTGGCTCACCGGCCAGCTCCAGTGGCGCTTCGAGACGCTGCGGTTCGACCCCACGCGGCCCGAGGTCACCAGCACCGCGGGGTCCACCCCGCTGTAG
- a CDS encoding hypothetical protein (identified by MetaGeneAnnotator; putative;~sequence version:1): MLPDDDVATKVRALMVDALDLRLDPQDIGAQTSLYSPMIQLDSLNLLQLLLAVETEFGGHVEDEDVMEADLETVGDLIELVRRHVAGPRREIPA, translated from the coding sequence ATGCTGCCCGACGACGACGTGGCCACGAAGGTCCGCGCACTCATGGTCGACGCCCTCGATCTCCGGCTCGACCCTCAGGACATCGGTGCGCAGACCTCGCTCTACTCGCCGATGATCCAGCTCGACTCGCTCAACCTGCTCCAGCTCCTGCTCGCCGTGGAGACCGAGTTCGGCGGCCACGTCGAGGACGAGGACGTCATGGAGGCCGACCTGGAGACCGTCGGCGACCTGATCGAGCTCGTCCGCCGGCATGTCGCCGGCCCGCGGAGGGAGATCCCGGCATGA
- a CDS encoding thioesterase involved in non-ribosomal peptide biosynthesis (identified by MetaGeneAnnotator; putative;~sequence version:1), with the protein MIPSPVRAPNAAGPDGLWLRRPRPVFAPRIRLVCLPHAGGTAGAFYGWADALPDDVELVAVQYPGRQDRLGETCVGAMAPLADSVARELLPLFDRPVALLGHSMGAALAYEVTLRLEALYRARPLHLFVSGHGSPLSPRGGRDLHLQGDEAMVEGLLALGGMDPAVVAEPELLALLLPSFRADLTLIETYRPAAARPVTVPVTAYVGDADPGVPVAHAAAWSDATSGEFALRVFPGDHFSLVMGSEIVTDVARVLAAPH; encoded by the coding sequence GTGATACCCAGCCCGGTACGTGCCCCGAATGCCGCCGGCCCGGACGGGCTCTGGCTGCGCCGGCCCCGCCCGGTGTTCGCGCCGAGGATCCGTCTGGTGTGCCTGCCGCACGCGGGCGGTACCGCCGGCGCGTTCTACGGCTGGGCCGACGCCCTGCCGGACGACGTGGAACTCGTCGCGGTGCAGTACCCCGGGCGGCAGGACCGCTTGGGGGAGACGTGCGTCGGCGCCATGGCGCCGCTCGCCGACAGCGTGGCGCGGGAGCTGCTGCCGTTGTTCGACCGGCCGGTCGCGCTGCTCGGCCACAGCATGGGCGCGGCCCTCGCGTACGAGGTCACCCTGCGTCTGGAGGCGCTGTACCGGGCCCGGCCGCTACACCTGTTCGTCTCGGGACACGGCTCGCCGCTCAGCCCCCGGGGCGGCCGGGACCTCCATCTCCAAGGCGACGAGGCCATGGTCGAGGGCTTGCTCGCGCTCGGCGGCATGGACCCGGCGGTGGTCGCCGAGCCGGAGCTGCTGGCCCTGCTGCTGCCGTCGTTCCGCGCCGACCTGACGCTGATCGAGACCTACCGCCCCGCCGCGGCACGGCCGGTGACCGTGCCGGTGACGGCGTACGTGGGGGACGCCGACCCGGGCGTGCCCGTCGCGCACGCCGCCGCCTGGTCGGACGCGACGTCCGGGGAATTCGCCCTGCGGGTCTTCCCTGGTGACCACTTCTCTCTCGTGATGGGGAGCGAGATCGTCACGGACGTCGCCCGCGTTCTCGCCGCCCCGCACTGA
- a CDS encoding acyl-CoA dehydrogenase domain-containing protein (identified by MetaGeneAnnotator; putative;~sequence version:1), with protein sequence MTFDPTEEQTALADRFRRLGRDLGADLPARERTGTLQPGDWQRCADAGVLGLPVPRAYGGLGLDPLTCARALEGLGEGCRDNGLMIALGAHIWAAEIPLLLFGSEEQKNRYLPGLCDGRLIGAHAITEAGSGSDALSLTATARRDGDTYVLDGTKRFITNAPLADVFLVYATVNPALGFTGVTAFLVDRDQAGLTVETRYEKAGLRTAPWGEITLSGCRVPLSARLGAEKQGSRVLAATMAWERSLILAPLLGTMGRQIDDCVQYARTREQFGRNIGRFQAVSHRIVEMRIRLDEARLLTHRAACDLERDVASHYAEAAQLRTSESAVETFLDALQVYGGLGYTTDTDVERNLRDALGTRISSGTSDMQRMVIAEKLGLTTRARAASPRPAGVRHAHAE encoded by the coding sequence GTGACCTTCGACCCCACCGAGGAACAGACCGCCCTCGCCGACCGCTTCCGCCGGCTCGGCCGGGACCTCGGCGCCGACCTCCCGGCCCGGGAACGCACCGGGACGCTCCAGCCCGGCGACTGGCAGCGCTGCGCCGACGCCGGAGTTCTCGGCCTCCCCGTGCCCCGCGCCTACGGCGGGCTCGGCCTGGACCCGCTGACCTGCGCCCGCGCGCTGGAGGGCCTGGGCGAAGGCTGCCGGGACAACGGCCTCATGATCGCGCTCGGCGCGCACATCTGGGCCGCCGAGATCCCGCTGCTGCTCTTCGGGAGTGAGGAGCAGAAGAACCGCTATCTCCCCGGGCTCTGTGACGGCCGGCTGATCGGCGCCCACGCCATCACCGAGGCCGGCTCCGGCTCCGACGCCCTCTCTCTCACCGCCACCGCCCGCCGCGACGGGGACACCTACGTACTCGACGGCACCAAGCGCTTCATCACCAACGCGCCCCTCGCCGATGTCTTCCTCGTGTACGCCACCGTCAACCCGGCCCTCGGATTCACCGGCGTCACCGCCTTCCTCGTCGACCGCGACCAGGCGGGGCTGACCGTCGAGACCCGCTACGAGAAGGCCGGACTGCGCACCGCGCCCTGGGGCGAGATCACCCTCAGCGGCTGCCGCGTCCCGCTCTCCGCGCGACTCGGCGCGGAGAAACAGGGCTCCCGCGTCCTCGCCGCCACCATGGCCTGGGAACGCTCGCTGATCCTGGCGCCGCTGCTCGGCACCATGGGACGGCAGATCGACGACTGCGTCCAGTACGCGCGCACCCGCGAGCAGTTCGGCCGGAACATCGGCAGGTTCCAGGCCGTGTCCCACCGCATCGTCGAGATGCGGATCCGGCTGGACGAGGCCCGGCTGCTCACCCACCGGGCCGCCTGTGACCTGGAGCGGGATGTCGCCTCGCACTACGCCGAGGCGGCCCAGCTCCGTACCAGCGAGTCCGCCGTCGAGACCTTCCTCGACGCCCTCCAGGTGTACGGCGGCCTCGGCTACACCACCGACACCGATGTCGAACGGAATCTGCGCGACGCGCTCGGCACCCGGATCTCCTCCGGCACCTCCGACATGCAACGGATGGTGATCGCCGAGAAGCTCGGCCTCACCACCCGCGCCCGCGCCGCGTCCCCCCGCCCCGCTGGAGTCCGCCATGCGCACGCTGAATGA
- a CDS encoding amino acid adenyltransferase (identified by MetaGeneAnnotator; putative;~sequence version:1) — protein sequence MRTLNELLTRAAATRPTAEAVRHRGRSTDYAGLDRAATALAATLREQGVRPGDRVGLWFGKSTETLVTLHAILKCGAAYVPVDPATPVARAGYILGDCAVRCLVTDAPRLALLQKHGVPAALRTAVLVGDEPAPPAPPVPPGVPALRSTSWARAVDRPAPDGFTPAAVGPDDLAYILYTSGSTGTPKGVMLSHRNALAFVGWTVTEFGLTAEDRLSSHAPVHFDLSVFDVFAAASAGACLVLVPEHQRALGPALNRLVAEEGVTVWYSVPGALIRMLDAKNRSLLESSRLRTVLFAGEPFALAHLRRLRAALPGAALHNLYGPTETNVCTHHRVTDADLAPGRTAPPPIGRPCPYADTRLLDRDGRPVPDVPGAEGELCVTGDSVMLGYWGRTPPAEAPGTAARIHRTGDLVRSLEGGGYRYLGRRDHMIKIRGYRVEPEEIEAVLMRLPDVHEAVCVAVPDADGDQELHAHVVPADGAAPDPAELRAHCGAALPRYMVPAAFHLAGSFPRTSTGKIDRRALAAPSLQEAA from the coding sequence ATGCGCACGCTGAATGAGCTGCTGACCCGCGCCGCGGCCACCCGGCCCACGGCCGAGGCGGTACGTCACCGGGGCCGCTCCACCGACTACGCCGGCCTGGACCGGGCGGCCACCGCGCTCGCCGCGACCCTGCGCGAGCAGGGCGTCCGCCCCGGCGACCGGGTGGGTCTGTGGTTCGGCAAGTCGACCGAGACCCTCGTGACCCTCCACGCGATCCTCAAGTGCGGGGCCGCGTACGTGCCGGTCGACCCGGCCACGCCCGTCGCCCGCGCCGGGTACATCCTCGGCGACTGCGCCGTCCGCTGCCTGGTCACCGACGCGCCCCGGCTCGCGCTGCTCCAGAAGCACGGCGTTCCCGCCGCGCTGCGCACGGCCGTCCTCGTCGGCGACGAGCCCGCGCCGCCCGCGCCGCCCGTCCCGCCCGGCGTCCCGGCGCTCCGGTCGACGAGCTGGGCGCGGGCCGTGGACCGGCCGGCGCCCGACGGGTTCACGCCCGCCGCCGTCGGCCCCGACGACCTCGCCTACATCCTCTACACCTCCGGCTCCACCGGCACGCCCAAGGGCGTCATGCTCTCCCACCGCAACGCCCTCGCGTTCGTCGGCTGGACCGTGACCGAGTTCGGGCTGACCGCCGAGGACCGGCTGTCCTCCCACGCCCCCGTCCACTTCGACCTCTCCGTCTTCGACGTCTTCGCCGCCGCGAGCGCCGGCGCCTGCCTCGTCCTCGTGCCCGAGCACCAGCGGGCCCTCGGCCCGGCGCTCAACCGGCTGGTCGCCGAGGAGGGCGTCACCGTCTGGTACTCGGTACCCGGCGCCCTCATCCGGATGCTCGACGCCAAGAACCGCTCTCTGCTGGAGAGTTCACGGCTGCGGACCGTGCTCTTCGCGGGCGAGCCGTTCGCGCTCGCGCACCTGCGGCGGCTGCGCGCGGCGCTGCCGGGAGCCGCCCTGCACAACCTGTACGGCCCGACCGAGACCAACGTCTGCACCCACCACCGGGTCACCGACGCCGACCTCGCCCCCGGCCGCACCGCACCCCCGCCCATCGGCCGCCCCTGCCCGTACGCCGACACCCGGCTGCTCGACCGGGACGGCCGGCCGGTCCCGGACGTCCCGGGCGCCGAGGGCGAACTCTGCGTCACAGGCGACTCGGTGATGCTCGGCTACTGGGGCCGCACCCCGCCCGCCGAGGCCCCCGGGACAGCGGCCCGCATCCACCGCACCGGCGACCTCGTCCGGTCGCTGGAGGGCGGCGGCTACCGCTACCTCGGCCGCCGCGACCACATGATCAAGATCCGGGGGTACCGGGTCGAACCGGAGGAGATCGAGGCGGTCCTGATGCGGCTGCCCGACGTCCACGAGGCGGTCTGCGTCGCCGTCCCGGACGCCGACGGCGACCAGGAACTCCACGCCCACGTGGTGCCCGCCGACGGCGCGGCCCCCGACCCCGCGGAGTTGCGCGCCCACTGCGGGGCGGCCCTCCCGCGCTACATGGTCCCCGCCGCCTTCCACCTCGCCGGCTCCTTCCCCCGCACCTCGACCGGCAAGATCGACCGCCGGGCCCTGGCCGCCCCTTCCCTCCAGGAGGCGGCGTGA